Part of the Passer domesticus isolate bPasDom1 chromosome 8, bPasDom1.hap1, whole genome shotgun sequence genome is shown below.
GGAGGGGGGCGTGGCCCGGCGTGCCGCGGCTATATAAGGGTGGGGCACGGGCGGAGCGGGCAGAGCGGCGGCGGAGCCGGCCCGAGAGGGTGCGCTGTGTGCGGAGCCATGCCCGGGCTGTGGGAGCGGCTGGCGGGCGGCGAGCGGGGCCGCCTGGAGACCTCCGACTGCGAGTCCCTGGGCAGCGCCTCCGGCTCGGAGGGAGGTGAGTGCGGCTCCCTCAAGGCATGGatgagggtccctgtgtggAGGGGGTGGCGGTGCTGTGCCGAGCCCCTGTTAGCGCGCCCAGAGCCCTGGGTCGCTGTGTCCCAGGCACACCCCTGGGATCGCTGTCTCCCCACGGTGCCCCGGTGCTGACCCTTCTCTGTCCCCCCCGCAGATGCCGAGTACGCCGAGGGTGTCTCCCTGCCGGACatggacctggagctgctgcacgACCCCGAGGACGAGCTGCTGTGCGCCAGCCTGCTGGACGTGGTGCAGGCGGCGCTGGGCCGGGCCCCGCTGGGCGCCCGGCGCTGCTGGCGGCTGCTGATGCCGGCGCAGCTGCAGGCGCAGGTGCGGGCGGAGCTGCTGCGCCTGGCGTGCAGCGAGCCCTGCGGGCTGCGCGGCGCCCTGCTGGACCTGTGCGTGGAGCACGGCAAGGCCTGCCACGACGTGGGGCGCATCGCCGCCGACCCCGCCGTGGTGCCCACCTTCCAGCTCACCCTGGTGCTGCGCCTGGACTCCCGCCTCTGGCCCAAGATCCAGGGACTGTTCGCCTCGGGGCCGGCCTTCGCGCCGCTGAAGCTGAGCACGGGCTTCAGGGTGATGAAGAAGAAGCTGTACAGCTCCGAGCAGCTGCTCGTCGAGGAGTGCTGAGCGCCGCGCCGGAGCAGCCACTTGCCGAGCGCTGCGGAGAGCCGGGCGGCTCCCGGCAGCCGCTGTAGTTTGGGTTAGGCTGGACTAGGCTGTAGGTGCAGCAGCCGGGGCAGGCCGGGTCCCCGTGGGGAGAGGCCGCTTCCCGCCCGGCATGGCTCGGGACCAGCCCGGGCACCGCGCTCCGGgggcggcagcggggctgcCGGCTCCTGATGGATCACGGGGGTTTGTAAACCAGGATTGTAATCAATGGGGTCTCGGGGAGGGGAGCGTGGCAGTGAGGGGGTCTGGATCAAAGGCTGGAATTGTGTCTTTGATCAGGAGAGGGCCGGAGGGCAGGACCCCCGGCCCTGACACACCGGGGGCACTTCGTTGGTTACAGTTTACACTCATACACTTGATGTTCAAGTGCGAGAATTCCTATGCAATCGTTTCGGGTGGTTTTGTACTTTTCTAATAAAACTTGTCTTGATTGATAAGCCTCCCTGTTGTCACCTCTGCTGGGGGAGGGATGATGCAACCACTGGGGTTAAAATTCCCTGCTGGCACCTTCGGGAAGCCTTTCCCTGCGCTGGGAGCTGGATGGTTTGGGAATGGTGGGGAATCCCACGGCGCCCACTGCTAATGGGAGCCACGGGGCTGTGACTCAGGGGGGCTGAGTCAGGCAAGAGCACCCCAGCACCCAGCCAGGGCACCCCaacacccagccagggctgctgctcctccccgggcagccagggcaggggatTGGGGCACAAACCCCGGAcagggctcaggctggcactgaggaggaggaggaggagggtcaCACCTGCCGGGGGGAGCACGGCCCAGCCCCAAACGCACTCTGCAACACTGAGGCCAATTACCCAAACCTGCAATTAGAGGCCTCGGGGAAGAGGCTTTCACTCAGGGATAATTAAGCTGCTTGGCAGAGGAGAAGCCCGTGGAAGGTGTGGGGGGATAAAAGCAGCCTGAAAAGCCATTTCCATTCACGTGTGAGCTCCTTCTGGCTCAGCCttggcttgatttttttttttttaataccccTGTAGACAAACAATGactttttttaatgagaattttCACCACAAAAACCTTGTTTTTGACATGAATGGCCCCTACCTGGAGTTTTGCTCACTGGTGTAAATATCACCTGGCAGCAGTCAGGGCAACAagcagtgccaggctcacaCAGCTGGAAATACAcctttacacacacacacacacgtgtgccAAGAGGGATGATTTCCCCTAAAATGTTGGGGTTTGGAGCATTTCTCAAAGGATGACGTGCTAGGGCATCCCCCCCCTCACGTGAGGGGCATCCCCTGTGGGGTCACCCAGCacaaacccagccctggggacactgaggggtgGAAGGGGAACCCCACAGCCCgagctcctggggcagcccaGTTGATCCCAGGAGATTTACGGTGacggcagcactgccagccctgcccaggcatcCTGACTCTGGCAGGGCTATTTCCAGCTCCAGAAATAGgtggattttaaaatatccaGCTCCTGAAggggtggccctgtgctgccagcagcagtgtgacCCCTGCTTGTCCCCCACCAAGTCACTCTCAGGGAAGGCGAGGTGCTCCACAtccaattttttaaaatgaatcacaccaagaaaacaaaaagaaaaccccaccaaaactcCTCAAAGCCAACACAGAGAGATGGCACAGCCTCTGTCCTGGGGATGCCCAGCAAAACCTTCCATGTGGGACCACCCAGTCACGCCCCAGCTGTGAAGGTGaaactttgcttttatttatagCAAAATGGCCTTTCCATGAGAAATTTGGGGTGTCTCAAGGTCCCTGGGGTTTGGCAGCTCCCTGGAAGATGCAGAAGCTTCCAACGAGGCTGGATCACATGTCTCCCAAGGCAGGGGGTTAcgcaaagggatattttgggacCTGGGAAGAGTTGGGCTATTTGTGGCACCAGCATCAGCCCAGGGATCCCAGGTGCCAGCAGAGAAAAGGCAGATTTTTGGGGACATCAGCAGCAATGATTCAAATGACGGTTTAAATCCCAGGATAGTGTTAAACCCTCATGTTTTTGCTACCAAAAACACTGATGGGGGGAAGAAGGGTCCACTTGGCTCCCCACCTGCCAGAGGAGGATGTTCCTGGAGCACCTGCCTTCCTTTGATGCCTCCCTGCCTTTGGCAGCCGCTCCAATTAAAAGCTTGGGCTAACGACCTAATGGGCAGCTCAAACCACCCACACCTTTGGTGagtgggcagggagcagcacaccCTGAAATTCAAGAGCGTCTCCCATTGCTCCGGGCTGGGAATGACCCAAAACGCagcaaaaccaccccaaaagcTGGGCTGTGGATGTGCCCTGTGCCGGCAGGGCTGACTCACTGCCAGAGGGGAAATGGCAGGGACGTGACCCTTGGCCtctcagaggggaaaaaaagggaaaggggagaaaTTCCCACTCCTGCCCTctgagaaaaggcagaaaaaggggaaattcCCCACCTAAAGCTTCCAGCACTTTGGTGTACGGGcctggggaggaaaagagagcCTCCCAAATCCACCCCCGAGGCCTTGGGGCCAGCAGCTGGCAGTTTCCAAGCCACTGCCAGCAGGAAGGGCACCCAAGGCAGTGTCTCTGCCCAGAACAAAGGCAGCTCGAGTCTCCCTGCCCACCGGGCACTTTCCAGTGCCAGGACAATGCTGCCAGGCCTGTGGCATCCCAGCATGAGAACAAGGCTCAGCCAGAGGTTGTGGGGCTAATGGCAGGaaggcccttctgggcacatCCCAGCAGAACAGGTCTGAAGCAAAGGTGTCCTGCTGGGTGCTCACTGTCACCCTGCCAGGGCACCACGTCctctccatcccctccctgtccTTCCCTCTGCCCCATCAGGGCAGCCCCCACAGGAccagagctctcagccagcctCAAACTCCATCCAGCACCGAGGAGCTGCAAAACCAGagctggctggagcagggatccacAGCACACCAACCCAGCTGGAGCCATTCACATtataaacatttatttataGATGTACAATTGTATAATTAACTCTAAATCGAGAGATACAGCCTCTGTGAGCATCCACTGGGATTGATGCCTTCTCCCTCCTTGTGATCCGTGGGTATTGACCAGGAAAAATAACCTGAAGGTTTTGGCAGGCAGGCTCTGGCCAGGGAATGCCACTGGGCAACACATCCAGCTCCTTCTGTGAGCAGGATTTTGGTTTAACCCCGTCCCCATCATCCCTGTGCCTCTATCGAGCGCCATTTCCAATCCTCAACTTCCACCCAGTTTCTTCTAAGGTGGAggaaccattaaaaaaaaaaaaagaaataataaaactcCTTAAAATCAGTCCAAGCCATGGTGGCTGTGGGATAACAGGGCCTGCAGCCAACGGGAGGCTGAGAtttcacaaaataaataaacagcCAAGACAGAGTGCATGGATTCCTAAGG
Proteins encoded:
- the DDIT4 gene encoding DNA damage-inducible transcript 4 protein produces the protein MPGLWERLAGGERGRLETSDCESLGSASGSEGDAEYAEGVSLPDMDLELLHDPEDELLCASLLDVVQAALGRAPLGARRCWRLLMPAQLQAQVRAELLRLACSEPCGLRGALLDLCVEHGKACHDVGRIAADPAVVPTFQLTLVLRLDSRLWPKIQGLFASGPAFAPLKLSTGFRVMKKKLYSSEQLLVEEC